A DNA window from Prochlorococcus marinus XMU1406 contains the following coding sequences:
- the rpmI gene encoding 50S ribosomal protein L35: MSKLKTRKSAAKRFKATATGKFMRRRAFHNHLLDHKSSKLKRHLSTKAVVDERDADNVRLMIPYA, translated from the coding sequence ATGTCTAAACTAAAAACTCGTAAATCAGCTGCCAAAAGATTTAAAGCTACTGCGACGGGTAAATTTATGAGAAGAAGAGCTTTCCATAATCATTTACTTGATCATAAAAGCTCCAAGTTAAAAAGACATCTATCAACAAAAGCAGTAGTTGATGAAAGAGATGCTGATAATGTAAGATTAATGATTCCATACGCATAA
- the rplT gene encoding 50S ribosomal protein L20 has protein sequence MARVKRGNIARKRRNKILNLAKGFRGGNKNLFRTANQRVMKALCNAYRDRRRRKRDFRRLWISRINASARINGTNYSKLINGMKNSEIIINRKMLAQLALNDPKCFEKIVSSVSS, from the coding sequence ATGGCACGCGTAAAAAGAGGCAACATAGCCAGAAAAAGAAGAAACAAAATCTTAAATCTTGCAAAAGGTTTTAGAGGCGGTAATAAAAATCTTTTCAGAACCGCCAATCAAAGAGTGATGAAAGCTCTTTGTAATGCTTACAGAGATAGAAGAAGAAGAAAAAGAGATTTTAGAAGACTTTGGATTTCTAGAATTAATGCATCTGCGAGAATAAATGGCACAAACTATAGCAAGTTAATAAATGGCATGAAAAATTCAGAAATTATCATTAACAGAAAAATGCTTGCTCAACTAGCCTTAAACGATCCTAAGTGTTTTGAAAAAATTGTTTCTTCCGTTAGTAGTTAG
- a CDS encoding tetratricopeptide repeat protein, producing MEISSFQSYLIILFVVLIIISIFVFRQFLKTRNEELNLIKFEQKGLDSLTKATELYEFGSIQIKKRLYFEATKTLLKAIESYENEPDEAKAIINNALGFSYAAQNEFQKAIKHYNSAIKSLPEYPIALNNLASAQQRLLEYDLAYATYQKVLVIDPNNKTAIKKSKELEKRNNYKPYKGIKDKGF from the coding sequence ATGGAAATTTCTTCCTTTCAATCCTATTTAATAATTCTTTTTGTTGTATTAATAATAATTTCTATTTTTGTATTCAGACAATTTCTAAAAACAAGAAATGAAGAATTAAATTTAATAAAATTCGAGCAGAAAGGTCTAGATTCTCTCACTAAAGCTACAGAATTATATGAATTTGGATCGATTCAGATAAAAAAAAGACTATATTTTGAAGCAACTAAAACTCTTTTAAAAGCAATTGAAAGTTATGAAAATGAACCTGATGAAGCTAAAGCCATAATAAATAACGCTTTAGGGTTTTCTTATGCTGCTCAAAATGAATTTCAAAAAGCAATTAAACACTATAACTCTGCAATAAAATCACTCCCAGAATATCCTATAGCCCTAAATAACCTCGCATCAGCACAACAGCGTTTACTTGAATACGACTTGGCATATGCAACTTATCAAAAGGTTTTGGTAATAGATCCAAACAACAAAACAGCAATTAAAAAAAGTAAGGAGTTAGAAAAAAGAAATAATTACAAACCTTATAAAGGTATTAAAGATAAGGGATTCTAA
- a CDS encoding thiazole synthase, with the protein MKNYSSLLIGGKQFSSRLMVGTGKYKSTQDMVESLSNSETEIITVAVRRIQNDQTGENLLEKINWKKYWMLPNTAGCVNSDEAVRIAILGRELAKLSGQEENNFVKLEVIPDKKYLLPDPIETLKAAEILIKKGFSVLPYINADPILAKRLEEIGCATVMPLGSPIGSGQGLLNLSNIEIIIENAKVPVIIDAGIGVPSEASQAMELGADGVLINSAIAQAENPPLMAQAINYGVKAGRQSFLAGRIKKQDFAVASSPEKNISNSLN; encoded by the coding sequence ATGAAAAATTATTCATCTCTACTAATTGGGGGGAAACAATTTTCCAGTAGATTAATGGTAGGTACTGGCAAATACAAATCTACTCAAGATATGGTAGAAAGTTTGTCAAATTCTGAAACAGAAATCATAACCGTAGCTGTTAGAAGAATTCAAAATGATCAGACCGGAGAAAATTTACTCGAAAAAATAAACTGGAAAAAATACTGGATGCTTCCTAATACAGCTGGTTGTGTTAATTCCGATGAGGCAGTCAGAATAGCAATTTTGGGAAGAGAACTTGCAAAATTGTCTGGTCAAGAAGAAAATAATTTTGTGAAGTTAGAAGTAATTCCTGACAAAAAGTATTTGCTACCAGATCCAATAGAAACACTTAAAGCAGCCGAAATTTTAATTAAAAAGGGTTTTTCTGTACTTCCCTATATCAATGCAGATCCTATTCTTGCAAAAAGATTGGAAGAAATAGGATGTGCAACTGTTATGCCATTAGGCTCGCCTATTGGCTCCGGGCAAGGTTTATTAAATTTATCAAACATAGAGATAATTATTGAGAATGCAAAAGTTCCAGTAATAATTGACGCAGGAATTGGGGTGCCAAGTGAAGCTTCTCAAGCTATGGAACTTGGAGCTGATGGTGTCTTAATCAATAGTGCAATAGCACAAGCTGAAAATCCTCCTCTAATGGCTCAAGCAATCAATTATGGTGTAAAAGCTGGCAGGCAATCTTTTCTGGCAGGCAGAATAAAAAAACAAGACTTTGCTGTAGCAAGTTCACCGGAAAAAAACATCTCTAATTCTCTAAATTGA